In Pedobacter heparinus DSM 2366, the following are encoded in one genomic region:
- a CDS encoding AIR synthase related protein: MSDNRYNQRGVSASKEDVHQAIKNIDKGIFPQAFCKIIPDILGNDENFCNIMHADGAGTKSSLAYVYWKETGDISVWKGIAQDAIIMNIDDLICVGATDHILLSSTIGRNKNLIPGEVIAAIINGTEEILAELRAQGISIYSTGGETADVGDLVRTIIVDSTVTCRIERDKIISNDKIQAGDVIVGLSSYGQASYETEYNGGMGSNGLTSARHDVFDKSVANTYPESFDPAVPFDLVFSGAKKLTDEVKVDEHTTVTAGKLVLSPTRTYAPVIKKVLNGFRSQIHGIVHCSGGAQTKVLHFVNDNVHIIKDNLFPIPPLFRLIQEQSGTDWKEMYKVFNMGHRMELYVPAAIAEAIIEISKSFNIDAQVIGHVESSARKQVTIHSEKGEFTYF, encoded by the coding sequence ATGAGTGATAACAGGTACAACCAGCGTGGCGTTTCTGCCTCGAAAGAAGATGTGCACCAGGCCATCAAGAATATAGATAAAGGTATTTTTCCCCAGGCCTTCTGTAAGATCATCCCTGATATTTTAGGCAATGATGAAAACTTTTGCAATATTATGCATGCAGATGGCGCCGGCACCAAATCTTCACTGGCTTATGTGTACTGGAAAGAGACCGGCGATATTTCTGTATGGAAAGGAATTGCCCAGGATGCGATCATCATGAATATTGACGATCTGATCTGTGTAGGTGCTACTGATCACATCCTCCTGTCTTCTACTATCGGCCGGAATAAAAACCTGATACCGGGCGAGGTTATTGCAGCAATTATCAACGGTACAGAAGAAATTTTGGCCGAACTTCGTGCACAGGGCATTTCTATTTATTCTACTGGTGGCGAGACTGCTGATGTTGGTGATCTGGTACGTACCATTATTGTAGATTCTACAGTTACCTGCCGCATAGAACGGGATAAGATCATCAGCAATGATAAGATCCAGGCTGGTGATGTCATTGTTGGACTTTCTTCTTACGGTCAGGCGAGCTATGAAACGGAATACAATGGGGGCATGGGTTCCAACGGCCTGACTTCTGCCCGTCATGATGTGTTCGATAAATCGGTGGCCAATACCTATCCGGAGAGCTTCGATCCTGCAGTCCCTTTTGACCTGGTATTTTCGGGTGCTAAAAAGCTTACAGATGAGGTTAAGGTTGATGAACATACAACGGTTACTGCCGGTAAACTGGTGTTATCTCCTACCCGGACTTATGCACCGGTGATCAAAAAAGTTTTGAATGGTTTCCGGTCGCAGATCCATGGCATTGTACATTGCAGCGGCGGTGCACAAACCAAGGTACTTCACTTTGTAAATGACAATGTCCATATCATTAAGGACAATTTATTTCCAATACCCCCACTATTCCGTTTGATACAGGAGCAATCGGGTACCGACTGGAAAGAAATGTATAAGGTATTTAACATGGGGCACCGCATGGAACTGTATGTTCCTGCAGCAATTGCTGAAGCTATTATTGAGATCTCAAAAAGCTTTAACATTGATGCTCAGGTTATTGGACACGTTGAAAGCTCGGCCCGCAAACAGGTAACTATACATAGCGAAAAAGGGGAATTCACTTACTTTTAA
- a CDS encoding SGNH/GDSL hydrolase family protein yields MRSSSVKLYLAFLAGICLLFQHMSSFAQPFSAGTKKVLFLGNSITYAGQYIVDIEAYCMMNYPGQKIEFINMGLPSETVSGLSEAGHAGGKFPRPDLHERLDRVMALTKPDLVFACYGMNDGLYMPFDNVRFQKFKDGISWLHDKYAAKGIRIVHLTPPVYDELRGGKKGYSEVLDKYSDWLLGQKKAKNWEVADLHYPMKKYLEAHRKVDAALNINGFYLAADGVHPGETGHWIMAKALLLYLGEKKVSTAADLPGAVTHSKKYELIKLIAQKQDLMKDAWLTAAGHKRPMKKGLPLEEATIKAAEIDEQISSLMK; encoded by the coding sequence ATGAGATCATCATCAGTTAAATTGTATTTGGCGTTTCTTGCAGGCATTTGCCTGTTGTTCCAGCACATGAGTTCATTTGCACAGCCTTTTTCTGCTGGCACAAAAAAAGTATTGTTCCTGGGCAACAGCATTACCTATGCCGGTCAGTATATTGTTGATATAGAAGCCTATTGCATGATGAACTATCCAGGTCAGAAAATCGAATTCATCAATATGGGCCTGCCCAGCGAAACCGTTTCCGGTTTGTCCGAAGCAGGGCATGCGGGTGGTAAGTTTCCGAGGCCCGACCTTCATGAACGGCTGGACCGTGTAATGGCACTAACCAAACCTGACCTGGTATTTGCCTGTTACGGAATGAACGATGGTCTGTACATGCCATTCGACAATGTCCGTTTTCAAAAATTTAAGGATGGCATCAGCTGGCTGCACGATAAATATGCCGCTAAGGGCATCCGCATTGTTCACCTTACCCCGCCGGTTTATGATGAACTTAGAGGTGGAAAAAAGGGCTATTCAGAAGTTCTGGACAAGTATTCTGATTGGTTGCTTGGTCAGAAGAAAGCAAAGAACTGGGAGGTAGCAGATCTGCATTATCCCATGAAAAAATACCTGGAAGCACACCGGAAGGTAGACGCGGCCTTAAACATCAATGGATTTTATTTGGCTGCCGATGGTGTACACCCCGGTGAAACCGGGCACTGGATAATGGCAAAAGCGCTTTTACTGTACCTGGGCGAGAAAAAAGTCAGCACGGCAGCCGATCTGCCAGGTGCAGTAACACATTCCAAGAAATATGAGCTCATAAAGCTGATTGCCCAAAAGCAGGACCTCATGAAGGATGCATGGTTAACTGCTGCAGGGCACAAACGTCCAATGAAAAAAGGATTGCCCCTGGAGGAAGCAACAATTAAAGCAGCTGAAATTGATGAACAGATCAGCAGCTTAATGAAATAA
- a CDS encoding type IX secretion system membrane protein PorP/SprF: MNAIHKTFTIIILMAMGGSTVKAQLNPLSSQYYTNQYLINPAFAGADQGLKLNGAYRKLWSNVPGSPLTQNLTADYGFNKVGLGLTVNNESAGLQRQTRVVGSYAYHLKLNDNNHQLHFGVSLGFMSQRLENADIYGNPSDPMVGQYNDRKTYLDGDFGVAYTSGKLNIQASVPNLKSVLKKDVIKLADVATFYTAASYKIGISEGAEGMDVEPKVAYRGVQGFDNIWDAGAQFGIANKQVFLLAMYHSTENATFGLGMDFRKKYLISGTYTTQTSALSSYTNGSFELNLRLNLSKIEK, encoded by the coding sequence ATGAACGCAATACATAAAACATTCACCATCATAATCCTAATGGCAATGGGGGGCAGCACAGTAAAAGCCCAGTTAAACCCCTTATCTTCGCAATATTATACCAACCAGTACCTGATCAACCCTGCCTTTGCTGGTGCAGACCAGGGCTTAAAATTAAACGGGGCTTACCGTAAGCTATGGAGCAATGTACCCGGATCGCCATTGACCCAAAACCTGACGGCCGATTATGGTTTTAACAAAGTTGGCCTGGGCCTTACGGTAAACAATGAAAGTGCAGGTTTGCAGCGCCAGACCAGGGTAGTGGGCAGTTATGCCTATCACCTCAAACTGAACGACAACAACCATCAGCTGCATTTTGGGGTATCCCTGGGTTTCATGAGCCAGCGCCTGGAAAATGCAGACATTTATGGCAACCCCAGCGACCCGATGGTAGGGCAGTACAACGACCGTAAAACCTATCTGGACGGAGATTTTGGTGTAGCCTATACTTCCGGTAAACTGAACATACAGGCTTCTGTGCCCAACCTGAAAAGTGTATTGAAAAAGGATGTGATCAAACTGGCCGATGTAGCTACCTTTTATACGGCAGCAAGTTACAAGATCGGGATCAGCGAAGGAGCAGAGGGTATGGATGTAGAACCTAAAGTAGCCTACAGGGGTGTACAGGGCTTTGACAACATCTGGGATGCAGGGGCACAGTTTGGCATTGCCAACAAACAGGTGTTTTTACTGGCCATGTACCACAGTACAGAAAATGCAACTTTTGGCCTGGGCATGGACTTCAGAAAGAAATACCTGATCAGCGGCACCTATACCACCCAGACTTCAGCTTTGAGCAGTTATACCAATGGCAGTTTTGAACTGAACCTGAGATTGAACCTGAGTAAAATTGAAAAATAA
- a CDS encoding MBG domain-containing protein produces MDITATQLFFASSKRSATFILLFLFHFFAALSSQAQTVSPYAGTGVDGYYEGDNNDAITAQFSYIGGITTDANNNLYVTDSRNYCIRKIDQNGKVSVIAGIPTTAGSTNPLPSGPAGSTALPSLGTRITLLNNNMYFGYNGFTLGEISAGNVSFWKPIHTNPGSSLPTAYTFKAYGNALYLGHSGGISVVDVSTRTLVKTITLPGTGQINTMAIDASGNIFAIDADGALTKVNGVTGAVTTLIAKNSDPDLYVNTGDLDVDQSGNLYFVNSLDYVLKIDGTTFQRTKIYVTTGTFGLKLLSIAPNGDIFVGHTNRRIYKIAVPSANANLSALAISSGTLQPVFDKNTLGYTASVDPAVSSITLTPTVDHASASLHIRLNGGSYTSLSSGTASAALPLTTGDNTIEIRVTAQNNSTKTYTLIVNRPAPPLPLSPQFTSTPVTTAAVNQRYTYQIQAISGAKEPISLTAAGLPDWLVLTPGLVVKRFVGKDLGYANGTGTSAMFNSPAGIAMDAAGNTYLADRGNHRIRKISPAGVVTTLAGSGTAGFADGAGAAAQFNDPSGVAVDAAGNVYVSDTRNFRVRKITPAGQVSTFAGTGTYGYANGTTTTATFTYLLGIAIDNSGNLYVTDQDVNSIRKITPGGVVSTFAGSGVKGFKDGTGTAAQFAFPTGLAADAAGNVYVADRDNHRIRKITAAGVVTTLAGNGTADFADGTQANARFNMPVGVAVDANGNVFVADRNNFRIRKVTPAGVVSTYAGKGTSGFAEGLSGDAQFKLVFGLAMSSISGNLYISDQGNFNVSFITDGGILSGTPTVAGVNAIKLKATNTNGNQDQDFDITVTGPATLSNFPDLDKAEGNAPFALTAPQSNNALGTFTYTSSNPAVASIIGNMVTIHKPGQVVITATQQAYDYFTQSQITATLRITGKPAFTSQPLTTATVGQAYSYSIKASKEGSLETSIAAPTLPDWLTLDGQKYNPVVLATSTLEMSGLTKDSEGNIYSTEYNGQAIYKINKSNGAILPWANRVTGRVYGIAVHDGYLYISRVDDRKITRIQLANPAAGESDVITNINGPMSFTVHNNELYAAMQTKIIKINTTAKTYQTFLDVPGANLSGLVFDQQGNLLFGQSYPITRIAKFDGQTVSTLIPDVFAYNLDMDKSGALYVAGYGLTKYTADLSSSTKLTEARNVLGLLLDDSENLYYNNFSENTINMLELAAILTGTPQVKDIGVHPVVLKASNTAGSTNQTFNITVSGPATLSNFANLSKQYGDSDFTITAPQSNNADGAFTYSSSDPAVAAVNGSSIKLLKPGSTTITATQAANGYYTSATITATLTVLPKALSLSLSAAPLITKSYDGTTAVSLSEGNYQLTGLVGSDVLTVSGTASFDSKNAGENKTVLVKGFVLSGAKKDYYSLTTGALSTTGSITARTITARVNPVRKTYDGNEAATVNFIDFSVADGLIANDQLAVTYGSASYDNPNAGSTKPVAFADLNLTGADKANYKLADVAVTGAIEARAVTVTASTGAKVYGEPDPEFGYTLSEPLIPGDAFKGKLDRTAGETVNTYPVSRGTLELGSNYTLNFVGADFTISPRPLTITAAQLNKTYGTALTFSGTEFTATGLVYGNTVGSVNLSSPGALATATVAGGPYPLVPSAASGTALSNYTISYVNGTLTIDPKALVVVNDSRTKAYGESLGNADFTGSLTGLQNGDLISLSRSSTGAVSSAAAGVNYPIVATLADPQGKLGNYTLSNTDGTLTVAQRSLTITALPAVKTYGETLNFAGTAFSTTGLINNDVVNSVTLTSNGAAAAATVADQPYAIVPSAAIGTGLNNYAISYVNGALSVNKKALIITADNKEKFAGTANPVLTASYNGFVNNDSNAALTAQPQITTTANTNSPIGDYVINIGGAAAANYSISYIPGNLKIKPGAPTSISLAGVMLYENSPAGTNAGTLSSTSDDPSAIFTYTLAAGAGDTDNSLFAINGNKINTSAALDYENKAVYKIRVRSTTQNSLWLEKELSINLTDVNEAPALAAIADQTICFTTAVQTVALTGISAGPETTQTTTLTVSSNNAGLFDALNVSGSGATGTLTYRIKAGALAGTARVTVTVKDNGGTANGGIDTYSRTFTLTVNALPVVSISSDKGTEISKGEAVLLTATGGSSYVWANANGIIRGQNTAVLELRPSQTTTYTVTVTNASGCTATKSFTLTVLEDFATIKATNIMSPNGDGLNDKWVIDNIDLYPNNEVRIFDKAGRFIYGKKGYDNSWDATLNGSPLAEGTYYYVIDFGTSRPKFKGFITVIRQD; encoded by the coding sequence ATGGATATAACAGCTACTCAACTATTTTTTGCTTCATCAAAGCGATCTGCCACTTTCATTTTATTGTTCTTGTTCCATTTCTTCGCAGCATTAAGCAGCCAGGCCCAGACTGTAAGCCCCTATGCCGGCACAGGTGTAGATGGTTATTATGAAGGGGACAACAATGACGCGATTACTGCACAATTTTCTTATATCGGAGGTATAACTACAGATGCAAACAACAACCTGTATGTTACGGATTCCCGGAACTATTGTATCCGGAAGATCGATCAGAACGGCAAGGTCAGCGTAATTGCCGGAATACCTACAACTGCGGGCAGTACCAATCCGCTGCCATCGGGCCCTGCAGGCAGCACAGCACTGCCATCGTTGGGCACACGTATTACCTTGCTGAACAACAATATGTATTTCGGTTATAATGGATTTACCCTTGGTGAAATTTCTGCCGGCAACGTATCCTTCTGGAAGCCCATACATACCAATCCCGGATCTTCCCTGCCTACCGCATATACCTTTAAAGCCTATGGCAATGCGCTTTATCTGGGACATAGCGGTGGAATCAGTGTGGTTGATGTGAGCACCAGGACGCTGGTTAAAACGATAACCCTTCCCGGAACAGGGCAGATCAATACCATGGCGATCGACGCTAGCGGAAATATCTTTGCCATTGATGCCGATGGTGCACTTACCAAAGTAAATGGCGTTACCGGTGCGGTAACTACCCTGATTGCTAAAAATTCTGATCCGGACCTGTATGTAAATACCGGAGACCTGGATGTAGACCAAAGTGGTAACCTGTATTTTGTAAACAGTTTAGATTATGTACTCAAAATAGACGGGACCACCTTTCAGCGGACTAAAATATATGTAACAACGGGCACTTTTGGTTTGAAATTGCTGAGCATTGCCCCCAACGGTGATATTTTTGTAGGGCATACCAACCGCAGGATCTATAAAATAGCTGTACCATCTGCCAATGCTAACCTTAGTGCACTGGCCATCAGTTCAGGAACACTGCAGCCTGTTTTTGATAAAAATACACTCGGTTATACCGCATCGGTTGATCCTGCAGTAAGCAGCATCACCCTTACCCCAACTGTTGACCATGCTTCGGCAAGCCTGCACATCAGGCTCAACGGAGGTAGCTATACCTCCCTGAGCAGCGGAACAGCATCTGCCGCACTGCCTTTAACAACGGGCGATAATACCATCGAAATAAGGGTAACCGCTCAGAACAACAGTACAAAGACCTATACGTTGATCGTAAACAGGCCCGCGCCACCACTTCCATTGAGCCCCCAGTTTACCAGTACTCCGGTAACCACTGCAGCGGTAAACCAGCGCTATACCTACCAGATCCAGGCCATCTCTGGGGCCAAAGAACCCATCAGCCTAACTGCAGCAGGTTTGCCAGACTGGCTGGTTTTAACACCAGGACTGGTGGTGAAACGTTTTGTGGGAAAAGATCTGGGCTATGCCAACGGCACAGGTACCAGCGCTATGTTCAACTCACCTGCTGGCATCGCTATGGATGCAGCAGGCAATACTTATCTGGCTGATAGGGGTAACCACCGTATCCGTAAAATCAGCCCTGCAGGTGTGGTAACCACATTGGCCGGTAGCGGGACCGCTGGTTTCGCCGATGGGGCAGGTGCAGCTGCACAATTCAATGATCCTTCCGGCGTAGCTGTAGATGCAGCCGGTAATGTATATGTATCAGATACCCGTAATTTTCGTGTCCGCAAAATTACCCCTGCAGGCCAGGTAAGCACTTTTGCAGGTACAGGAACATATGGCTATGCAAATGGTACTACCACTACCGCTACTTTTACCTACCTTTTAGGTATCGCTATCGATAACTCGGGGAACCTGTACGTTACCGACCAGGACGTGAACAGCATTCGTAAAATTACACCTGGCGGAGTGGTATCTACTTTTGCAGGCAGCGGAGTAAAAGGTTTTAAAGATGGCACAGGTACTGCAGCCCAGTTTGCATTTCCTACAGGCCTTGCTGCCGATGCCGCGGGCAATGTGTATGTAGCAGACCGCGACAATCACCGCATCCGTAAAATTACTGCAGCCGGGGTAGTAACTACACTAGCAGGAAACGGCACCGCCGATTTTGCCGATGGGACACAGGCCAACGCCAGGTTTAACATGCCTGTAGGGGTAGCTGTTGATGCCAACGGCAATGTGTTTGTGGCAGACAGAAATAATTTCCGCATCCGCAAAGTTACACCTGCAGGTGTAGTTAGCACCTATGCCGGTAAGGGGACATCCGGTTTTGCCGAAGGCCTGTCTGGCGATGCACAGTTCAAATTGGTTTTCGGACTGGCAATGAGCAGCATTTCCGGTAATCTGTATATTAGCGACCAGGGCAACTTCAATGTCAGTTTCATTACAGACGGGGGTATTTTAAGCGGAACCCCAACTGTAGCTGGTGTAAACGCTATAAAACTCAAGGCTACAAACACCAATGGCAATCAGGATCAGGACTTTGACATTACGGTAACCGGTCCGGCAACATTGAGTAATTTCCCTGATCTTGATAAAGCAGAGGGTAATGCACCTTTTGCACTTACCGCTCCGCAAAGCAACAATGCCCTCGGTACATTTACTTATACCAGCAGCAATCCTGCTGTAGCTTCCATTATTGGAAACATGGTAACCATCCATAAACCAGGGCAGGTGGTTATTACTGCTACCCAGCAGGCGTACGACTACTTTACCCAGAGCCAAATAACAGCTACACTGCGCATAACAGGCAAACCTGCTTTTACCAGCCAGCCCCTAACTACCGCAACTGTTGGCCAGGCCTATAGTTATTCCATCAAAGCCAGCAAAGAAGGCAGTCTGGAAACCAGCATTGCTGCCCCAACTTTGCCGGACTGGCTGACATTAGATGGCCAGAAATATAATCCGGTTGTGCTGGCCACCTCTACGCTCGAAATGTCCGGTCTTACAAAGGATAGCGAGGGCAACATCTACAGTACCGAATACAACGGACAGGCCATTTATAAGATCAATAAATCCAATGGGGCCATCCTGCCCTGGGCAAACCGCGTTACCGGAAGGGTTTATGGAATAGCTGTGCACGATGGCTATCTTTACATCAGCCGGGTAGATGACCGTAAGATCACCCGCATCCAGCTGGCAAACCCTGCAGCAGGCGAGTCGGATGTCATCACCAATATTAACGGACCCATGAGCTTTACTGTACACAACAATGAGCTCTATGCCGCTATGCAAACCAAGATCATTAAAATCAACACTACCGCAAAAACCTACCAGACTTTTCTGGATGTGCCGGGTGCAAATCTTAGTGGCCTTGTATTCGACCAGCAAGGGAACCTTTTGTTCGGTCAGTCTTACCCCATCACAAGGATCGCTAAATTTGACGGACAAACAGTGAGTACACTGATTCCGGATGTTTTTGCCTACAACCTGGATATGGACAAAAGCGGTGCATTGTATGTGGCGGGTTACGGTCTCACAAAATATACAGCAGACCTTTCTTCCAGCACCAAACTGACTGAAGCCAGAAATGTACTCGGATTGCTGCTCGATGATTCAGAAAACCTGTATTACAACAATTTTTCAGAAAACACCATTAACATGCTCGAACTGGCTGCTATACTGACTGGTACCCCACAGGTTAAAGACATCGGTGTGCATCCTGTAGTGCTCAAAGCCAGCAATACTGCAGGTAGCACAAACCAGACTTTTAATATTACCGTAAGCGGCCCGGCCACATTGAGTAATTTTGCCAACCTGAGCAAACAATATGGCGACTCAGATTTCACCATTACGGCTCCGCAAAGTAACAATGCGGATGGCGCGTTTACTTACAGCAGCAGCGACCCTGCTGTAGCTGCTGTTAACGGCAGTTCCATTAAATTACTTAAGCCCGGAAGCACCACCATCACCGCTACACAGGCCGCAAACGGATATTATACTTCTGCAACGATTACGGCAACCTTAACCGTTCTTCCCAAAGCACTGAGCCTGAGCCTGTCTGCCGCACCACTGATCACCAAAAGCTATGATGGCACAACTGCTGTGTCATTGAGCGAAGGCAATTACCAGCTAACAGGCCTGGTGGGGTCTGATGTACTGACAGTAAGCGGAACGGCAAGTTTTGACAGTAAAAATGCCGGCGAAAATAAAACAGTGCTGGTCAAAGGTTTTGTGCTTTCGGGTGCGAAGAAAGACTACTACAGTCTGACTACAGGGGCCTTAAGCACAACAGGAAGTATAACAGCACGGACAATAACTGCAAGGGTAAACCCGGTGCGTAAAACTTATGATGGAAATGAAGCAGCCACTGTTAATTTTATTGATTTTTCTGTAGCCGATGGCCTTATTGCCAACGACCAGCTGGCTGTAACTTACGGATCGGCCAGTTACGACAATCCAAATGCCGGAAGCACAAAGCCGGTTGCCTTTGCAGACTTAAATTTAACAGGGGCCGACAAAGCCAATTATAAACTTGCAGATGTAGCTGTAACTGGTGCAATTGAAGCCAGGGCCGTAACTGTAACAGCAAGTACCGGCGCTAAAGTTTACGGTGAGCCGGACCCTGAATTTGGGTATACACTCTCTGAACCCCTTATACCTGGTGATGCCTTTAAGGGCAAACTGGACAGAACTGCCGGTGAAACTGTAAATACTTACCCGGTTAGCCGGGGTACGCTGGAACTGGGCAGCAATTATACGCTGAATTTTGTAGGTGCTGATTTTACCATTAGCCCAAGACCTTTGACCATCACAGCTGCCCAGCTAAACAAAACTTATGGAACTGCGCTAACCTTTAGCGGAACAGAGTTTACGGCTACAGGCCTGGTTTACGGTAATACAGTAGGCAGCGTAAATTTATCCAGTCCGGGTGCCCTGGCAACAGCTACAGTAGCCGGTGGTCCCTATCCGCTTGTCCCTTCGGCTGCAAGTGGTACCGCACTAAGCAATTATACCATCAGTTATGTAAACGGTACTTTAACCATTGATCCAAAGGCCCTGGTAGTTGTAAATGACAGCAGGACCAAAGCCTATGGAGAAAGCCTGGGTAATGCCGACTTTACAGGAAGCCTTACAGGTTTGCAGAATGGTGACCTCATCAGCCTTAGCAGGAGCAGTACAGGTGCAGTGTCCAGCGCTGCTGCTGGGGTAAACTATCCGATTGTGGCCACACTTGCAGATCCGCAGGGTAAACTGGGCAATTATACATTAAGCAATACTGATGGTACACTTACCGTGGCGCAAAGGAGCCTGACTATAACCGCCCTGCCGGCGGTAAAGACCTACGGCGAAACCCTTAACTTTGCAGGCACAGCGTTTAGTACAACAGGTTTAATCAATAACGATGTGGTAAACAGCGTAACTTTGACCAGTAATGGCGCAGCAGCAGCTGCAACAGTAGCCGACCAGCCTTATGCTATTGTTCCATCGGCAGCCATAGGCACAGGATTAAACAATTATGCCATCAGCTACGTTAACGGCGCTTTGAGCGTAAATAAAAAAGCCCTGATCATTACAGCCGATAACAAAGAGAAGTTTGCAGGTACGGCCAATCCTGTCCTGACTGCAAGTTACAACGGCTTTGTGAACAACGACAGCAATGCTGCACTGACTGCCCAGCCGCAAATAACTACCACTGCAAATACCAACAGTCCTATTGGTGATTATGTTATCAATATTGGCGGCGCAGCAGCTGCAAATTATAGCATCAGTTATATACCGGGTAACCTGAAAATTAAACCAGGTGCGCCAACCAGCATCAGTCTTGCTGGGGTAATGCTTTATGAAAACAGTCCGGCAGGCACAAATGCCGGTACACTGAGCAGTACTTCCGATGATCCTTCGGCCATCTTTACTTATACATTGGCTGCAGGAGCAGGGGATACCGACAATTCCCTGTTTGCCATTAACGGAAATAAAATCAACACCAGCGCTGCCCTGGATTATGAAAATAAGGCCGTCTATAAAATAAGGGTAAGGTCGACCACTCAAAACAGCCTTTGGCTGGAAAAAGAACTGAGCATCAATTTAACCGATGTGAACGAAGCGCCTGCACTGGCTGCTATTGCCGATCAGACCATTTGCTTTACAACAGCAGTACAAACAGTTGCTTTAACTGGCATCAGTGCAGGCCCCGAAACCACACAAACCACCACTTTAACTGTGAGCAGTAACAATGCGGGTTTATTTGATGCTTTAAACGTTAGTGGCAGCGGTGCTACCGGTACATTAACTTACCGCATTAAAGCTGGCGCCCTGGCCGGAACAGCCAGGGTAACCGTAACTGTAAAAGACAATGGGGGTACGGCAAACGGGGGTATTGATACCTATAGCAGAACTTTTACCCTTACTGTAAACGCCCTGCCGGTAGTTTCCATCAGCAGTGATAAAGGAACGGAGATCAGTAAAGGAGAGGCTGTATTGTTAACCGCTACAGGTGGCAGCAGCTATGTATGGGCAAATGCAAATGGTATTATAAGAGGACAAAATACTGCAGTATTGGAGCTGAGACCAAGCCAGACCACAACTTATACGGTAACAGTAACCAATGCCAGCGGTTGTACAGCAACCAAAAGCTTTACGCTAACCGTACTGGAAGACTTTGCCACAATAAAGGCTACCAATATCATGTCCCCGAACGGAGATGGGCTGAATGATAAATGGGTAATCGATAACATCGACCTATATCCAAACAATGAGGTCAGGATCTTTGACAAGGCCGGTCGTTTCATTTACGGTAAAAAAGGGTACGACAACAGCTGGGATGCTACATTAAACGGTTCACCTTTGGCAGAAGGTACTTATTATTATGTCATCGATTTCGGAACCAGCAGACCTAAGTTCAAAGGCTTCATTACAGTTATCAGACAAGATTAA
- a CDS encoding helix-turn-helix domain-containing protein, producing MVNFYDIFVAGSLFTSFITSILLFTRGRYQLHANRLLGTVIFSWFWYVLLYFLVITGWLKHIPGIFRIGSPLYYLIPCCSYLYVRSVLLDEIKFRKYDWLHFIPAILNVVDLLPYYFADAETKRAVADAIVNNFNMSYQKGSGIVPAFWHFQLRWILGIVYLLFQWLLLAKVIKRDKLEAFKEVKGWLIAFTVFCSIIYLGLGIMSVIAWVNLGSKVSVLSSARSVPTLLQVIGFTCLSVYLFFKPEVLYGIPRSNYTLPENKADEVPDVTGALLREAPFNPELMQAYVAQLETYMQKEAPFRQQGFVINELALALKMPLHHLSYVLNNHYKQRFTDFINSFRIDYVKMRMESGDWRSLTLEGLAKESGFSSRSTFSVSFKKFTGVTPSQYLQLRKSK from the coding sequence GTGGTTAATTTTTACGATATTTTTGTTGCAGGTAGCCTTTTTACAAGTTTTATAACAAGCATTTTACTCTTCACCCGGGGCAGGTACCAGCTCCATGCCAACCGTTTACTTGGAACAGTGATTTTTAGCTGGTTTTGGTATGTGCTGCTTTATTTCCTGGTGATTACAGGCTGGTTAAAACATATACCTGGAATATTTCGCATCGGTAGCCCACTTTATTACCTCATTCCGTGTTGCAGCTACTTATACGTCAGGAGTGTGCTGCTGGACGAGATTAAGTTCAGGAAATATGACTGGCTGCATTTTATACCTGCAATTTTAAATGTTGTTGATCTGCTGCCCTATTATTTTGCAGATGCAGAAACTAAAAGAGCTGTTGCAGATGCTATAGTTAATAATTTTAACATGTCTTATCAAAAAGGATCTGGAATTGTTCCAGCATTCTGGCATTTTCAATTGCGCTGGATACTTGGAATTGTGTACCTGCTTTTTCAATGGCTGCTTTTGGCGAAGGTAATTAAACGCGACAAACTGGAGGCTTTTAAAGAGGTGAAAGGCTGGTTGATTGCTTTTACAGTTTTTTGCTCAATCATTTATTTAGGGCTCGGCATCATGTCTGTTATCGCATGGGTAAATTTGGGTTCCAAAGTTAGCGTGCTTTCTTCTGCCCGTTCTGTTCCTACACTTTTGCAGGTGATCGGTTTTACCTGTTTAAGCGTCTATCTTTTTTTTAAACCAGAGGTGCTATATGGCATACCCAGAAGCAATTATACTTTACCGGAAAATAAAGCAGATGAAGTGCCAGACGTTACAGGCGCACTTTTGCGTGAGGCACCTTTTAACCCCGAGCTGATGCAGGCCTATGTGGCCCAGCTGGAAACCTATATGCAAAAAGAAGCGCCCTTCAGACAGCAGGGCTTTGTGATCAATGAGCTGGCCCTGGCATTGAAAATGCCCTTGCATCATTTATCCTACGTGTTAAATAACCATTATAAACAGCGGTTCACAGATTTTATCAATAGTTTCCGTATCGACTATGTAAAAATGCGCATGGAAAGTGGCGACTGGCGGTCGCTAACTTTGGAAGGCCTGGCTAAAGAATCAGGATTTTCTTCCAGAAGCACCTTTTCTGTATCCTTTAAAAAATTTACCGGTGTAACGCCTTCCCAGTATCTGCAATTGAGAAAAAGTAAATAA